The Glandiceps talaboti chromosome 9, keGlaTala1.1, whole genome shotgun sequence genome window below encodes:
- the LOC144439728 gene encoding radial spoke head 1 homolog — MSDLGSEYDEEDQGPYLGEYEGERNEKEERHGKGKATLPNGDTYDGMYEHGKRSGPGVYRFKNGARYIGEYRGNKKHGQGTFIYPDGSKYEGSWVDDQRHGYGVYTYVNGDTLEGEWQAHQKHGQGVYTYKETSTKYVGTYVNGRRDGAGEIIHLNHKYQGNFSSDHPQGVGKYVFDIGCEQHGEYIPVEQQQGGETEEEEPVTVTVPKWKAGKVTAITLTVPGEEQTQDGEAETKDGEQPAEGEAEQPAEGEQAEDGEPPAATEQEGNEVEETPDAGEEPAAAEEAADDAAEEGD, encoded by the exons ATGTCTGATTTAGGTTCAGAATACGATGAAGAAGACCAGGGTCCATACTTAGGC GAATATGAAGGAGAAAGGAACGAGAAAGAGGAAAGACATGGTAAAGGAAAAGCAACATTACCCAATGGTGATACATATGATGGAATGTATGAACATGGCAAAAGAAGTGGCCCA GGTGTCTATAGGTTTAAAAATGGAGCCAGATATATAGGTGAATACAGAGGAAACAAGAAACATGGCCAGGGTACTTTTATTTATCCAGATGGTTCAAAATATGAAG GTAGTTGGGTTGATGATCAACGCCATGGTTACGGTGtttatacatatgtaaatgGTGACACACTTGAAGGTGAATGGCAAGCCCATCAGAAACACGGCCAAGGTGTTTATACATACAAAGAAACAAGTACAAAATATGTTGGAACTTATGTCAATGGTAGGCGAGATGGTGCCGGTGAAATTATCCATCTTAATCACAAATACCAGGGCAACTTTTCATCAGATCAT CCACAAGGGGTTGGAAAATATGTTTTTGACATTGGCTGTGAACAGCATGGTGAATATATACCAGTTGAACAG CAACAAGGAGGAGAAACAGAAGAAGAAGAGCCAGTAACGGTGACAGTTCCTAAGTGGAAAGCTGGTAAAGTAACAGCTATTACATTAACAGTACCTGGAGAGGAACAAACACAAGATGGAGAAGCTGAAACTAAAGATGGTGAACAGCCAGCTGAAGGAG AAGCTGAACAGCCCGCAGAAGGAGAACAGGCAGAGGATGGAGAACCACCAGCAGCAACAGAACAAGAAGGAAATGAAGTCGAGGAAACACCTGATGCAGGAGAGGAACCAGCAGCAGCAGAAGAGGCAGCAGACGATGCAGCAGAAGAAGGAGATTAA
- the LOC144439889 gene encoding transmembrane protein 145-like — MACVHLLALVFVIYLILPKLDGKIIRGHLRTSSDFVFLGRFCFESNGKGSLQYKFTYKAEECCYKLLLFNDAPGQWDHIRKNEKKMSCTDKKDLIPDTYDTRVTLGDSNSGCHRENVTMFNERLELMICEKFHTVTTVKERWWYFVMSNCYSPDGITIEYEMTLTNGDSVWDKHLSADESHILETDLTFMIVYIIVLLIVQNITRILSASKLLHTTYKMFVCSLFAEFMGVLGLFSSYMAYAEKGIENYFLKFLANLSSAAGVLLFTLMIILVSKGYTVTRGTLSRKSFIKISVFMTLYCLTYLTLYIYEATMFDPRDVLYKYQSPAGYGLIVLNFIGDAVWMYYTIGITLKHYPSKTPFYFRFALIYSGWWLATPITIFICNYGLPESVRAKVVNAMERSVIFLGHIFFLILTRPSAANQNFPFHIKTTQIGVLKDVDSETYAGTHVNYTVESDVNFYNMFVTDPNHTAIETTQTNNDQNELDETYLHQ; from the exons ATGGCTTGTGTTCATCTCCTAGCCCTGGTATTTGTAATTTATCTGATTCTCCCAAAGTTAGATGGAAAGATCATCAGAGGTCATTTGCGGACATCTTCG GACTTTGTGTTCTTGGGACGTTTCTGTTTTGAATCAAATGGAAAGGGAAGTTTACagtataaatttacatacaaggCG GAAGAGTGTTGCTACAAGCTGTTACTTTTCAATGATGCACCAGGACAATGGGATCACATTAGgaagaatgaaaagaaaatg agCTGTACCGATAAAAAAGACTTGATACCTGACACATATGATACTAGGGTTACTCTGGGAGATTCAAATTCTGGTTGTCACAGagagaatgttacaatgttcaATGAAAGACTAGAG TTGATGATTTGTGAGAAGTTTcatacagttacaacagtcaaAGAACGTTGGTGGTATTTTGTGATGAGTAATTGTTACTCACCAGATGGTATTACCATTGAATATGAAATGACCTTGACAAATGGTGACAGTGTTTGGGATAAACATCTCTCAGCTGATGAAAGCC ATATACTGGAAACTGATTTGACTTTTATGATTGTATACATCATAGTGTTACTTATAGTACAGAACATAACCA GGATATTGAGTGCAAGTAAACTCCTGCATACGACATACAAGATGTTTGTATGTTCATTGTTTGCTGAGTTTATGGGTGTCTTGGGATTATTTTCTTCTTATATGGCATACGCTGAAAAAGGTATTGAAAATTACTTTCTGAAATTTTTGG cTAATCTGTCATCAGCAGCTGGTGTTCTTCTTTTCACTCTTATGATTATATTAGTCAGTAAAGGATACACAGTAACCAG GGGTACCTTGAGTAGGAAGAGTTTTATCAAGATCTCAGTGTTCATGACACTGTACTGCTTAACTTACTTGACTTTATACATATACGAAGCGACAATGTTTGACCCTAGAGATGTACTCTATAAGTACCAATCACCAGCTGGATATGGTCTGATTGTACTCAACTTTATTGGTGA TGCAGTGTGGATGTATTACACTATTGGCATCACTTTAAAACACTATCCCAGCAAGACTCCTTTCTACTTCCGATTTGCATTGATATATTCAGGATGGTGGTTGGCCACACCTATcactatttttatttgtaactatGGACTCCCAGAGTCTGTTAG ggctAAGGTAGTGAATGCCATGGAAAGATCCGTCATCTTCCTGGGTCATATATTCTTTCTGATTCTCACCAGACCCTCAGCAGCTAACCAGAACTTTCCATTTCACATCAAAACAACACAG ATCGGTGTACTGAAAGATGTCGACTCTGAGACGTATGCAGGCACACATGTTAATTACACCGTTGAAAGTGACGTCAACTTTTATAATATGTTTGTCACCGATCCCAATCATACTGCCATAGAAACCACCCAGACTAACAAT